One genomic segment of Hallerella porci includes these proteins:
- a CDS encoding tetratricopeptide repeat protein, with the protein MQKNSILSKAAWKAFCFAVILAFFGCRSLETLGNEALNVGDYDRAIAAFSKALDEFPADRDARYGMALARFGKAEAGEKIGEHSVELWTKTVAEFRILEKIDSSAAKEMHSSALFYLARAKISENEKAKVLGILNESLKLDSANDFSWNLKALALQGAGDRESAQKIFTEILKRNAAFAPAYSNLGSLYWEDGKVEDAWDIWSMGAKRFPKNHALQFWTKVAEDSLKSAVLSGNSHE; encoded by the coding sequence ATGCAAAAGAATTCCATTCTTTCGAAAGCGGCTTGGAAAGCGTTCTGCTTCGCCGTGATTTTGGCATTTTTCGGTTGCCGCTCTTTAGAAACTTTGGGAAATGAAGCGTTAAATGTCGGCGATTACGACCGCGCAATTGCCGCATTTTCCAAAGCGTTAGACGAATTTCCAGCGGATAGAGATGCGCGTTATGGCATGGCGCTTGCGCGATTTGGCAAAGCGGAAGCCGGTGAAAAAATCGGCGAACATTCCGTGGAACTTTGGACGAAAACGGTTGCCGAATTTCGCATTTTAGAAAAAATCGATTCGTCGGCAGCAAAAGAAATGCATTCGTCTGCGCTCTTCTATTTAGCGCGCGCAAAAATTTCGGAAAATGAAAAAGCAAAAGTTCTCGGCATTTTGAATGAATCGTTAAAGCTCGATAGCGCAAACGATTTCAGCTGGAATTTAAAAGCGTTAGCGCTCCAAGGGGCGGGCGATAGAGAAAGCGCACAGAAAATTTTTACAGAAATTTTGAAAAGAAATGCGGCGTTTGCTCCGGCGTATTCGAATCTCGGAAGCCTTTATTGGGAAGACGGAAAAGTCGAAGATGCGTGGGACATTTGGTCGATGGGCGCAAAGCGTTTTCCGAAAAATCATGCGCTGCAATTTTGGACAAAAGTCGCCGAAGATAGTTTGAAATCTGCGGTGCTTTCGGGGAATTCTCATGAATGA
- a CDS encoding serine/threonine protein kinase translates to MNENFENRLSHFQKVGAGSEAVVYRALLDEKIPVAFRWNLESVSAKNESAKIDDGEVKKFAGMATILGKGILKNRPFSLAEYIVGISSAEASPMPPKIAVKMLRKLCGNLSVMADAEIFHGDLSPENVLIDEKENPVLIDFGSSCVGTPRFISPECLEGNAATEKSEIFSLGALLYFWISGEPLFGGDSLNAIENSIFQVDDYDETLCLRSLGKLPIEIIQKLEPLWKGTLRRDANDRFEDLDELDECLEIAESELSLDDSPLSAQQELIWKNHLALSIREHETGVRHAPEEFLFAETQKSGTFIPKFFKKCFSNGNFFPILGIFLFIFILLSFIFFLKTNSPDVETVGKSMLKKTRSLESEESVENDSAVSVRGMMTDADSNSADE, encoded by the coding sequence ATGAATGAAAATTTTGAAAATCGACTTTCGCATTTTCAAAAAGTGGGCGCGGGCAGTGAAGCGGTCGTTTACCGCGCACTTCTCGACGAAAAAATTCCTGTCGCATTTCGTTGGAATTTAGAAAGCGTTTCGGCGAAAAATGAAAGCGCAAAAATAGACGATGGCGAAGTGAAAAAGTTCGCGGGAATGGCGACGATTTTAGGCAAAGGAATTTTGAAAAATCGTCCGTTTTCTCTTGCGGAATATATCGTCGGAATTTCAAGTGCCGAAGCTTCGCCGATGCCGCCGAAAATCGCGGTGAAAATGCTTCGCAAACTTTGCGGAAATCTTTCGGTGATGGCGGATGCCGAAATTTTTCACGGGGATTTAAGCCCCGAAAATGTGCTCATCGATGAAAAAGAAAATCCAGTTCTTATCGACTTCGGTTCGTCTTGCGTCGGAACGCCGCGCTTCATTTCTCCCGAATGTTTGGAAGGAAATGCAGCGACAGAAAAAAGTGAAATTTTTAGTTTGGGCGCGCTGTTATATTTTTGGATTTCGGGTGAACCGCTTTTTGGTGGAGACAGTTTAAACGCGATTGAAAATTCCATTTTCCAAGTGGATGATTACGACGAAACTTTGTGCTTGCGCAGCCTCGGAAAATTGCCGATTGAAATTATCCAAAAATTAGAACCGCTTTGGAAAGGAACTCTCCGCCGCGATGCAAACGATCGCTTTGAAGATTTAGATGAATTAGACGAATGTTTAGAAATCGCCGAAAGCGAACTTTCTCTCGACGATTCGCCTTTGAGCGCTCAGCAAGAATTGATTTGGAAAAATCATCTTGCGCTTTCGATTCGGGAACACGAAACGGGAGTTCGTCATGCGCCCGAAGAATTTCTTTTTGCTGAAACACAAAAATCGGGAACTTTTATTCCGAAGTTTTTCAAAAAGTGCTTTTCAAATGGGAACTTTTTTCCCATTCTCGGTATTTTTCTCTTTATTTTTATTCTTCTCAGTTTTATATTCTTCTTGAAGACAAATTCTCCGGATGTGGAAACCGTCGGAAAATCCATGCTCAAAAAAACGCGTTCGCTCGAAAGTGAAGAAAGCGTGGAAAATGATTCGGCAGTTTCTGTCCGCGGAATGATGACGGATGCAGATTCTAATTCTGCAGACGAATAA